The Anolis carolinensis isolate JA03-04 chromosome 2, rAnoCar3.1.pri, whole genome shotgun sequence genome has a window encoding:
- the LOC107983624 gene encoding zinc finger protein ZFP2, which yields MAEQDSADPEAWMGINEDPCGKGGQTLLGSDDLCLDIQRQRFRGVCYRDAKGPREVCRQLSDLCCEWLKPEKHTKAQILDLVILEQFLDILPEEMERWVRECGAETSSQAVALAEGFLLSQEGNQKKEASQEPSKVVMDFSAVEEFLKDTGKEQLSRGTEQESDGGFLSVGNRRIGQDSAAIPSRSPSPCGDIETVTVKSEQSLETFEEMAMQFPAFHQGGLGAVRAKPGGSGEGNHRDQLWSCGNLPSPDVETENNTEAEQLKIKIEEEEDIPIESIDFHETPIPGEYCEGNDKNIPNGEKLLICSDCGKSFSEHVYLTEHRRIHPGGKMCGNQFTHSSDLSLPPGVDATRKLFGCSDCGIKFSDDRSLKRHQRIHAGKKVYKCPECGKSFSRSPELKAHQRVHTGERPYKCSECGKTFSQSSNLSKHQRIHTGEKPYTCSECGKSFNHSTHLKRHQRVHTGEKPYSCSDCGKSFSQSIILKQHKKIHMVENPNKCAECGKSFSSSGNLKTHQKIHRREKPFKCSECGKGFSQSVILKFHQRIHTGEKPYKCSECGKSFGNSRSLKIHQRTHTQEKPYKCSVCGKSFSVRKSLNVHQRTHTEEKPYKCSECEKCFSDSRILKVHQRMHTGEKPYQCSECGESFNQGPHLKRHQRTHTEEKPYKCSECGKSFNQSTHLNSHLQIHTRETAYECSE from the exons ATGGCAGAGCAAGACTCAGCTGACCCCGAGGCCTGGATGGGAATAAATGAGGATCCCTGTGGCAAAGGAGGACAGACTCTCCTGGGCTCAGACGACCTGTGCTTGGACAtacagcgccagcgcttcagggGAGTTTGCTACCGGGACGCCAAAGGGCCTCGAGAAGTTTGCAGGCAACTCTCTGATCTTTGCTGcgagtggctgaagccagagaagCACACCAAAGCCCAGATactggacctggtgatcctggagcagttcctggacATCCTTCCTGAggagatggagcgctgggtgagggaatgtggggcagagaccagttcccaggccgtggctttggctgaaggattcctcctgagtcagGAAGGAAACCAGAAGAAAGAAGCTTCACAG gAGCCATCAAAAGTGGTCATGGATTTCTCAGCTGTGGAGGAGTTCCTTAAAGACACTGGGAAGGAGCAGCTATCAAGGGGGACTGAGCAGGAGAGTGATGGAGGTTTTCTCTCAGTGG GCAACAGAAGGATAGGCCAAGACAGTGCTGCAATCCCATCTAGGTCACCTTCGCCTTGTGGAGATATCGAGACAGTTACTgtgaaatcagaacag AGCCTAGAGACCTTTGAGGAGATGGCTATGCAATTCCCAGCATTTCACCAAGGAGGACTGGGTGCTGTTAGAGCAAAGCCAGGGGGATCCGGAGAAGGAAATCACAGAGATCAACTGTGGAGCTGTGGAAATCTGCCCTCTCCAG ATGTTGAGACAGAAAATAATACAGAGGCTGAGCAGCTGAAAATAAAAattgaagaagaggaggacaTTCCTATCGAAAGCATTGATTTCCATGAAACTCCAATACCAGGAGAATATTGTGAAGGAAATGACAAGAATATTCCCAATGGTGAAAAGTTGTTGATATGTTCTgattgtggaaagagcttcagtgaacaTGTATACCTTACTGAACATCGAAGAATTCACCCTGGGGGTAAGATGTGTGGAAACCAGTTTACTCACAGCTCAGACCTATCCTTGCCTCCAGGAGTTGATGCAACCAGAAAGCTCTTTGGATGCTCAGACTGTGGAATAAAATTCAGTGATGACAGAAGTCTCAAaagacatcaaaggattcacgcAGGGAAGAAGGTCTATAAATGCCCAGAATGTGGGAAAAGTTTTAGCCGCAGCCCAGAACTCAAAGCGCATCAGAGAGTCCATACGGGAGAGAGGCCCTATAAATGTTCTGAGTGCGGAAAGACGTTCAGTCAGAGCTCAAATCTGAGCAAACATCAaagaatccacacaggggagaagccctacacGTGTTCTGAATGTGGGAAGAGTTTCAACCACAGCACACACCTCAAAAGACATCAACGAGTTCACACGGGGGAAAAGCCGTACAGCTGCTCGGATTGCGGCAAGAGCTTCAGTCAAAGCATAATCCTCAAGCAACATAAAAAAATCCACATGGTGGAGAATCCAAACAAATGCGctgagtgtgggaagagcttcagcagTAGCGGGAACCTTAAAACACACCAGAAAATTCACCGGCGGGAGAAACCCTTCAAATGCTCGGAGTGTGGGAAGGGTTTCAGTCAAAGTGTCATCCTTAAATTCCATCAAAGAATTCACACGGgcgagaagccctataaatgctcagaatgtggaaagagtttcggCAATAGCAGAAGCCTGAAaatacatcaaagaactcacacgcAGGAGAAGCCATACAAGTGCTCGGTGTGCGGAAAGAGTTTCAGTGTGCGGAAAAGCCTTAACGTGCATCAACGGACTCATACCgaggagaagccctataaatgttcCGAGTGCGAAAAGTGCTTTAGCGATAGCAGAATCCTTAAAGTCCATCAAAGGATGCAtacgggggagaagccctatcAATGCTCAGAATGTGGGGAGAGCTTCAATCAGGGCCCACATCTGAAAAGACACCAACGGACCCACACCGAGGAGAAACCGTATAAATGCTCCgagtgtggaaaaagcttcaaCCAGAGCACGCACCTCAACTCACACCTACAAATTCACACCCGCGAGACAGCGTACGAGTGCTCCGAGTGA
- the LOC100554588 gene encoding zinc finger protein 287 isoform X1 — translation MAEQDSVDPEAEKDSHQIWMRRSEDPCGKEGQTLLGEDNLGSDVRRQRFRGVCYRQAEGPREVCSQLCDLCYEWLKPEKHTKAQILDLLILEQFLAVLPVEIKNWVKQFGPETSSQAVSLAESFLLDQAEDKKKASSQEPSDMAMDFSGTDSPNDTEKKVLSWETGEEHDGGSPSMENRRTVSDGAGIPSRSPSLCGDIETVTVKSEQSPETFEEMHFATSHQGDLADVNARPGGSSEDNHRGELWSCGNLSSPGVASSLPLLDQTKALCVESENDREVEHQKIKIEEENIALEGIDFHEIIVPGEFCDGNNKNIQDGEKLLICSDCGESFTQDIFLTEHRKIHPQEKMRTFLECGNQFSHIPVLTFPPRFDAVRKPFGCSDCGKHFSESQGLKRHQRIHMEEKPFKCPECGKGFIRGPELKAHQRVHTGEKPYKCSVCGKMFTQSSNLSKHQRIHTGEKPYTCPECGKSFNHSTHLKRHQRIHTGAKLFQCLEVRQELQSKDHP, via the exons ATGGCAGAGCAAGACTCAGTGGATCCTGAGGCAGAGAAAGATTCCCATCAGATCTGGATGCGAAGAAGTGAGGATCCCTGTGGAAAAGAAGGACAGACTCTCCTGGGTGAGGACAACCTGGGCTCGGATGTACGGCGCCAGCGCTTCCGGGGGGTTTGCTACCGGCAGGCTGAAGGGCCTCGAGAAGTTTGTAGCCAACTCTGTGATCTTTGCTAtgagtggctgaagccagagaagCATACAAAAGCTCAGATATTGGACTTGCTGAtactggagcagttcctggctgTCCTGCCCGTGGAGATAAAGAACTGGGTCAAGCAGTTTGGGCCAGAGACTAGTTCCCAGGCAGTGTCCCTGGCTGAAAGTTTCCTCCTAGATCAGGCAGAAGACAAGAAGAAGGCGAGTTCTCAG GAGCCATCAGACATGGCCATGGACTTCTCAGGTACAGATTCCCCAAATGATACTGAGAAGAAGGTGCTGTCATGGGAGACTGGGGAGGAGCATGATGGAGGTTCTCCCTCAATGG AAAACAGAAGGACAGTTTCAGATGGTGCGGGGATCCCATCTAGGTCACCTTCGCTTTGTGGAGATATTGAGACAGTTACTgtgaaatcagaacag AGTCCAGAGACCTTTGAGGAGATGCATTTTGCTACATCCCACCAAGGAGATCTGGCTGATGTCAATGCCAGGCCAGGCGGATCCAGCGAAGACAATCACAGAGGAGAGCTGTGGAGCTGCGGAAACCTGTCCTCTCCAGGCGTGGCTTCTTCTCTGCCgctgctggatcagaccaaagctCTGT GTGTGGAGAGTGAAAACGATCGAGAAGTGGAGCATCAGAAAATCAAAATTGAAGAAGAAAACATTGCTCTGGAAGGCATTGATTTCCATGAAATTATAGTGCCAGGGGAATTTTGTGACGGAAACAACAAGAATATTCAAGATGGAGAAAAACTCTTGATATGTTCTGATTGTGGAGAGAGCTTCACTCAGGACATATTCCTAACTGAACATCGAAAAATTCACCCTCAGGAGAAAATGCGTACATTCTTGGAGTGCGGAAACCAGTTTAGTCATATCCCAGTCCTCACCTTTCCGCCACGATTTGATGCCGTCAGAAAGCCCTTTGGATGCTCAGACTGCGGGAAACATTTCAGCGAAAGCCAGGGCCTTAAAAGACACCAAAGGATTCACATGGAGGAGAAGCCCTTCAAGTGCCCGGAATGTGGGAAAGGCTTCATTCGTGGACCAGAACTCAAAGCCCACCAGAGAgtccacaccggggagaagccctacaAATGCTCCGTGTGCGGGAAGATGTTCACCCAGAGTTCAAACCTTAGCAAACATCAAAGAattcacaccggggagaagccctacaCGTGTcccgaatgtggaaagagtttcaacCACAGCACACACCTCAAGAGACACCAACGAATTCACACGGGGGCAAAGCTGTTCCAGTGCTTGGAAGTCCGGCAAGAGCTTCAGTCCAAGGATCATCCTTAA
- the LOC100554588 gene encoding zinc finger and SCAN domain-containing protein 21 isoform X2: MAEQDSVDPEAEKDSHQIWMRRSEDPCGKEGQTLLGEDNLGSDVRRQRFRGVCYRQAEGPREVCSQLCDLCYEWLKPEKHTKAQILDLLILEQFLAVLPVEIKNWVKQFGPETSSQAVSLAESFLLDQAEDKKKASSQSPETFEEMHFATSHQGDLADVNARPGGSSEDNHRGELWSCGNLSSPGVASSLPLLDQTKALCVESENDREVEHQKIKIEEENIALEGIDFHEIIVPGEFCDGNNKNIQDGEKLLICSDCGESFTQDIFLTEHRKIHPQEKMRTFLECGNQFSHIPVLTFPPRFDAVRKPFGCSDCGKHFSESQGLKRHQRIHMEEKPFKCPECGKGFIRGPELKAHQRVHTGEKPYKCSVCGKMFTQSSNLSKHQRIHTGEKPYTCPECGKSFNHSTHLKRHQRIHTGAKLFQCLEVRQELQSKDHP, translated from the exons ATGGCAGAGCAAGACTCAGTGGATCCTGAGGCAGAGAAAGATTCCCATCAGATCTGGATGCGAAGAAGTGAGGATCCCTGTGGAAAAGAAGGACAGACTCTCCTGGGTGAGGACAACCTGGGCTCGGATGTACGGCGCCAGCGCTTCCGGGGGGTTTGCTACCGGCAGGCTGAAGGGCCTCGAGAAGTTTGTAGCCAACTCTGTGATCTTTGCTAtgagtggctgaagccagagaagCATACAAAAGCTCAGATATTGGACTTGCTGAtactggagcagttcctggctgTCCTGCCCGTGGAGATAAAGAACTGGGTCAAGCAGTTTGGGCCAGAGACTAGTTCCCAGGCAGTGTCCCTGGCTGAAAGTTTCCTCCTAGATCAGGCAGAAGACAAGAAGAAGGCGAGTTCTCAG AGTCCAGAGACCTTTGAGGAGATGCATTTTGCTACATCCCACCAAGGAGATCTGGCTGATGTCAATGCCAGGCCAGGCGGATCCAGCGAAGACAATCACAGAGGAGAGCTGTGGAGCTGCGGAAACCTGTCCTCTCCAGGCGTGGCTTCTTCTCTGCCgctgctggatcagaccaaagctCTGT GTGTGGAGAGTGAAAACGATCGAGAAGTGGAGCATCAGAAAATCAAAATTGAAGAAGAAAACATTGCTCTGGAAGGCATTGATTTCCATGAAATTATAGTGCCAGGGGAATTTTGTGACGGAAACAACAAGAATATTCAAGATGGAGAAAAACTCTTGATATGTTCTGATTGTGGAGAGAGCTTCACTCAGGACATATTCCTAACTGAACATCGAAAAATTCACCCTCAGGAGAAAATGCGTACATTCTTGGAGTGCGGAAACCAGTTTAGTCATATCCCAGTCCTCACCTTTCCGCCACGATTTGATGCCGTCAGAAAGCCCTTTGGATGCTCAGACTGCGGGAAACATTTCAGCGAAAGCCAGGGCCTTAAAAGACACCAAAGGATTCACATGGAGGAGAAGCCCTTCAAGTGCCCGGAATGTGGGAAAGGCTTCATTCGTGGACCAGAACTCAAAGCCCACCAGAGAgtccacaccggggagaagccctacaAATGCTCCGTGTGCGGGAAGATGTTCACCCAGAGTTCAAACCTTAGCAAACATCAAAGAattcacaccggggagaagccctacaCGTGTcccgaatgtggaaagagtttcaacCACAGCACACACCTCAAGAGACACCAACGAATTCACACGGGGGCAAAGCTGTTCCAGTGCTTGGAAGTCCGGCAAGAGCTTCAGTCCAAGGATCATCCTTAA